The genome window tttttacatGAGGGTTGTGTCATCTTCATGCATGCTACCCCCAATGTGAGGTTTGCTTCCATAGTGGGTATGCAAGGGTCTAAATTATGTTTCAGCATGTTCTTTGTACTTATTTACCCACAAACAGGACATCTGCATGTGATCTGGGAATAGATGCCCAATTCTGCAGTGCATTTAGCAAGTGGTTTCATGTCTTTGAAAGGAATTTCTGGAGATACTTCATGTGGAATCCCCTGAGGGATGATACTGGTTCATGGCAAAAGCAATCATCAATGCTGAAGACACTGCACTACTGATAACTGCTGCTGGGACAACACTGATGCAATGAGGCTTTGGATCTTTATAAATCTTTTCCAGTGTGGTAAAGTTCTGACTACAGCCATGCCTTTTGCAGCCTGTGGGTGGGCAACTCCCTATGCTCGGCTCAAAAAGTTCTTGGCTTTTGGTAATAACCAGTGGGTTGGAAGCATTTCTGGCATTTGGCAAGTTCTGAGTGGGTCTGCTTCTCTGGGCGTGGTTCTGATtgggatggtgtgtgtgtgtaacttatagattcacagattccaaggatAGATGTCCGATTTCCTATATATCAGAggccaaaataatccctagaacAGGTCTTTGGatatttaaaagttgtcagtgatagACAATCCAACACAaccacttggtaaattgtttaaTTGGTTAATTACTCTTTCTGTTCCAAATGTACAGctaatttccagtctgactttgtttagcttcaacttccagccattggatcatgttatacccttctctgctagactgaagagctcattattaaatatttgtacccacagactgtaatcaagtcaccccttaatcttctcttttttaagctaaataaattgagttccttgagtctatcaataTAAAGTGTCTCCTTCCCACTGAATCTCTCCCTTTTTAAATCCAAAAAATCACTGGGCAGACACAAACCTAAAGCTTCAAAACCAGTAAGATTGAACTAGTTCTTTCAATTGTTTGATGGTGGTgatggtgttttttaaatttgtcaaTTTTTTAAACTAGTATTTCCTAAACTGTAGTCCAGTGTGTTAAATGCCCCACCAGCCAGGCTAAGAGGGACTTTAGTGGAGCTGTAGCAGGGATCTGCCTAAGTCCTTTTGGACCAAAGTTAGGTCATGATTGTTCAAGTGAAATATCATCCATAAATAAcgcttttgcttttaaaaaggaaaaaatgcagCTGAAAGGGCCTCTGAAGGAAGAAAAACACCCTCTGGTTCAGGTGTAATTAAGATTTGCAAAATATAAGACACTGTAATTTACAGTATCTCACTAATAACCATGCATCTTATTCAGACAGTTGGAGTCTTAAAGTAGAGAATATCTTCTGTATACTTTACACTTGTCACCCTATCTGAATGATTAGTGAAAATTGGTGTAGGCTAGGTAATTAAATTAACCATGTATAAAATGAAAACATGTCAGTTTGTATCATGGGGTAGTGGAGACAGAACAGTCATGATAATAAACCAAATGGATTTCATTTCCCACATATTTATTCCAAGCCCTTTCATGCCTTGGTCTGCATACCACTGTATTTCAAGATAACTTTATATAGCTTGGAGATTAACTTTTTAGAAGGTATGTCATCGTGATGGTTCTCGGATACCCAAGACTGAGAGTCACCttattcacagattccaaggccataagggatcattgtgatcatctagtttgacctctggTATAACATAGAccatggaacttccccaaaataattcctagagcagattatTTTTAGCAAAACACCCATTCTTGATTTAAGTAttgtcagtgctggagaatccaccacaacccttggcaaattgttccaatgattaattaccctccctaccaaaaatgtacatcttatttccagtctgaatttatgtagcttcaacttccagccactggatctttttTACTCttctctgccagactgaagagtctattattcatagaatcatagaatatcaggttttgaagggacctcaggaggtcatatagtccaatcccctgctcaaagcaggaccaatccccaactaaatcatcccagccagggctttgtcaggcctgaccttaaaaacctctaaggaaggagattccaccacctccctaggtaacccattccagtgcttcacctccctcctagtgaaaaagtttttcctagtatccaacctaaacctcccccattgcaacttgagatcattactcctcttTCTGTCAGGAGTATTATTAAGTATTTGTCCCCCACATAGATccttataaactgtaatcaagttgTCGCTTAacctctttgttaaactaaacagatggagctctttgagtctatcactataaagcatgttttctaatcctttaattgttctcTTATCCTTTAATCCTCTAAAACTTGCAATCTGAGTCTTGTTAAAACCACTATAAGCCATTTCAGATTGAGTTCAGAATGTAGACTGAATGGAAGGATCTTTTACAGAAAGTGGAAGTTTCCAAACATAAATATGCATTCTAAGGATTTTGTGGTTCAGGATAAAATTATATCTAGGACTTTTTCCGAGCTTCTGATCCAGTTTACTCCCtcgtgggggtgggagtgggggcagagtcTCTTCTTAAATGGCTTTGGTGTTGGTAGGGGCTAAGGGATTTGCTATGCTGGATTTGAGAAATGAGAGGTGACTTTGACCTGCATTCTCAGCTACTATTTTCCCTCATGTTTCCCCAAACAGCGTCACCTATAAATTTGTAAGCTAAGGGTCTCTCTTTGCAATGACTACTATTCAAGGGTATAAACACAGCTTCCTTGTTAAGGGCCATTACTCTTTTCACAAATCACATCAATTTCCAAAAAAGATTGCCAAGAATCAATATTTTACACACTGCTGCAAGAATTTGCCAGAATCTGAATCCCAGACTTCTCACATTCACAGTAAGGATCATACCCCTAGACAAACAAGCCACTTAGTAGTTTTTCCTTATGAATTACAAAGAATCTTTTTGATTTGAATGATCAGAGCTGAGCTTTCAAATTTCTGCTTAGAGTATCTTCTCTCTTATGGTCTGTGGGAACTTTTGGAAGTAAGTCCCATTCTGAAAAGACAACAATGCCTTGCACCCGTGGAACTAGTACTGCACTGGTCTTAGGTCTTCTTCATTGACTAATTCTCATCACCTGTGAAATTTCCTTGTGTTTATGTAACAGTTTAGTTTCACCCAGAAGCCCCCATTCAGATTCAATGATGTCCTCAAAAATGGGGAGGATGGGATTTTTTACACTAATTGCTCATTAAAAATTCACAAATCCTTAGGGACACTGGTTTGTCTTTTGGGAACCTGGAGGCTCTGGATTTTACAAGACTTAACCCAGAGCGGGCTGTTTGgggttctccttcccagagaaaTCACATTGCTCCTGCTTGAACCTTCCCACAGCACAGTTCCCCTGCAGGAAGCTGCAACCAGTCCCTGACTTGCCAGTCTACTTCAAATCCCTGTGCCCTGACAGGGTAAGGGTCAGCTGGTTGGCCACAGCAGGGCATTGCTCACCCTATGAAGCTCCTAAAAAGCTTGCCTTATAAATACAGCAGCTCCTGGACATGGCTTGATGCTTGCAGGGTTtctctgctgctgtggggagaggtagaagGCAGAGGAAGATGACTAGAGAGATACAGAACCAGAGAGGTCCCACAGGCCTCGATGCTCAGTGACCTCCCGGCAGAAGAGAGGGAAAAGAGCTGGAAGATAAAGTGAGATCTCTACTGCACAGACAACAAATACATATAACCATTCTAGAAGATGAACCACCAACTTCTACCACTACTGGAGGCAGAATGTCTGGGGGCCCATATGAGGAATGGGGCTTAGAATTGCAGCTCCCAGCAACAACTGATTGCTTTCCAATTCTACAGCAGGTGCACACAGCCCATTCATTAAGAATAAAGTAGCAGCTGAACAGCAAACACAAGATACAGCTACTGTCTCTCAAAGGTAGAGAGCAAGTGCGAGAGGTTGAGGGCAGAGCTAGACCACAACAGACTGACCTACAGTATAACAATGGTGCTGCATACTTCCTGTTTTCAACTCCCTGTCTTTGGGGTTTATAGATGAGGtcacaacatatttttaaagatttgatTTAAAGTATGCTATTAATAGGCACCTAGAGGTTTACAGACATCAGGTGGTAAAGAAATACCATTTTTATGATTTATTGTTCACATTCAGATTTTCCACAGGTCTTATGCAAGAGAAATATGAACActgatataaatattaaaaagtacTTTAGACACACAAAACAATAGTTGGATACCATTAAAATTAAgaggatacatttttttaaatggtataaAAATGACTGAAGCatttgaaaacatgccttatcGTGACAGACTCAAAACCACAATCTATTTCGCCTTCCAAAGAAGAGAGAGCATTCCATAAATGGCAATCAAGGAGCTTGGCTGATCATCCCCACTTCCAGTGACACTAGGAAAGCAGGCATGTGAGATGCACTAGGAGTGGGATTTGTTTGCATTTGAGGCTGTAAATAAAGCTCAGGTGTTTATTTTGGTTTGTGCTCTGGTTTTTGAACTCTTGGCTTTGCCAAGGCAGGGGATCATCATATTGGACTCTGTGCTTTGAGAGAGTCCTCAGCTAGCCTAGCAGGCTGATGCTGATTCAGCATTCTACAAGTGGtaaattcagattttttaaaattgactcTCCCTTATCtagtaaaaaaaatcttattttgagGGTGAAAGAAAAACAGCATTAGAGATTTCTTAGCCCAAAAACACTGTTACAAACTAATGACCTTTCCTCATTGGCAAAGACAGACCTGTCAGTTCTTTAAGATCAGTTTAAGCCTTGGGAATAATATAGATGAGAGAGTTTACTTTTTTGCTCTAAATTCAAACCTGGAATCATTCATCTCCACAAAGCACAATCTGATGCACACCTCTGCCCTTAACTCAGTATCCGTATGTAACTAGCACTACAGTTCTCTTTTAAAGATAACGCATTTTGAAGTATTAAGGAATGATCTTACCTTTTGTTTTTTGCAGCTGGAAGGAGAAGAGCTTTCTGTATACTCAGGAGTGTCTCCATGTGAGGACACAAAACTAGGTCTTTTTTGCTGGGGCGGAGAGCTAGCTTTGATGACATACACTGCATCTTGAGTTTCACAGACACTTTTTTTAGTTTTAGTCAGATGCATTTTCATGTCTCCCTTTCTTTTCAGCTGGCAGGTCTTTCTCCAATTATTTAGCATCTGATATATCAGAAGAGAGAGGACGGATTTACCTTTTTTGGCACAAGCAAACTTCATAAGCTCAATGGTTTTCATGATTTTCATAATATGAGCCATTTTTCCTAAATCCTTCCTGGCAGCCAACATCAAATTTTCAAGCAACAAAGAAAACTGGTTGTAGTTGTAGTCTAATTCAGTCACAGTATTCCCATAGTTTACAGAGATGGTATAAGGTACACACTCAACATACGTGAAGATAGAAGGCTTCGAATTTTGTATTAATTCTCTTGTTTCTGAAAGTTCTGAAAGTTCTCTGGTGAGAAGATGAAGTGCATAAGAGCTGTTTATGGTTTCTGCATAGTTGCAAATAATGTCCAGCTCACTCTTAAGATCAGAGATGGCAGACTCTACAGTTTTACAAAGGTTGTCCATTGAATTATCCTTCAGAAATGAAAAGGAAGACATTTTCTTTTGGCAATGTACCAATTCAGGAAGAAGCGATAAATCAAACCACAACAAGCTTCGAAATCTTTGTTCATCTATTTTTCTTGCTATTGAATTTTTAAGGAAGTGAACTGTTTCATACATCATTAGTACTTCAATGTAAGTCTCAACAGCTTCAGGCTTTAAAATTACAGCATTAATGCCATCATTTTTCATTGTGTCTAGCACATTTTGCTCTGTGATCAAGATTTTATTGACATCCTCCTCCTGCAAAatctgaaaatacatttttaagctTTCTAAATGTTCTGTACATCTGAGCATTAGCTGCTGTAACTTCTTGAGGTCTGCAAACTGAGCTTCATCTAATATTTCTCCAACACAGCAAATATCAGGATGTGAAAGCAAAACATTGAGGAAGTCAGAGTTTTCATCTCCATGTTTGCCTTTGTTTTcacaatattttgacttttctgtATCATTTTTCTTCTCAGTAATGTTGTTAGATTTTTCAGTTCTAAACTCTTCTGCCACATATTCATAAACTTCATACAGCCTGGAGAGAGCATCTTGGTTTATTTTGCACAGAAGTTGTTTTTTCTTATCAGGAGAGGCTTTATTTAACAACAGACGTCTGTCTTTCCATACAAGACTTTTAGCAGCATCAAAAAATATATGCTCAAGGCCAAAGAGTGAAGCTTTCATATTCATTGATTCACAGGCCTTTATAAAGCTTATCTTTGTGGAGATAATTTCCATTATAACCCACAGATGGTCCTCTTTTTCTGCATAGGAGTGAGCATCTGGAAGGTTCCTATACGTATTTATCAGTTCCACAGCACTTTTCCTTACAGTTTCCAAATCTTCTAAAGTATCTCCAAAGTTAACTCCACAAGTAAAaggcacagagaggaaaaaaTCTAAGCAATCAGAATTCTGTTGTATCACAGCTTCACACTCATCAATCTCTCGTCTGAATTTCAAGAATGCATAGTAAGATTTGTTTTCCCACCTTGTTTTTTCAAAGAGCTCTAATAACTGTCTATGGTAGCTCTGAAGCTCACGAAAAACATTGTACTTCAGCCTTCTTTGGAAAGCTGGAAAGAAACTGGATTGTTGTTGATACCCTGATGGCCTACCAAGCAGTTCCCCGTACAGTGAACCATCATACCAAAGCAAGCTTCGGAAAGTTGGCTCCCTTTCTAGAAAGCACTTTTTGTTTTCAATGAACTGAATTGTTTCCATTATCATTTGGAGTTCCACCAGCGAATCTACAGCATGTGATTTTAACTTCGATTTACAGTTAGTCCATAGCTTTCTTTCAACCAGTAACTCTCGAGAAACCAAGATGTGCTTAAATGAGCACCCTTGCTTTTCCTCAAAAGCTTTAACAAATGAAGGAAGAAGGTTATCACAAACTGTAATCTGTTCCTGTAACATTTTCAGAGATGATGTTTCATCTgctttttgtaaaatatttgatatttcagtTATGAAAGCAAGAGATTTCAGTTCTGTCCCAACTCCTCTGTGCTTGTTTTTACTATTGAGGCCCTTACATTTGTTAGGATCATCACCTGAGAGATTATCTGCATTCAGTTTAGCCATATGGGCTGTAAGATGCTGATGTGTTTTGCTTGGTGAGGCATCATAAACCTCGGTAATGTTTGGAATACCTTGTTTTGCCATAATTCCTGATTTCAACTCTGAGTTAATTTGGCGATCTTTGTTAGTGCTTTCTTTCCAATCTTCATTTCTTTTGGCAAATTTCTTATCAATTGGCTTCCTTAAGACAGGTGCAGTGAAAGCACTGCTGCTGTTTGAAGAACTCTGAATGCATCTGGATTCCTTATTACACCTAGAGTGACCTTCTCTGTGTGTTATGCTCTTTTGTTCCAAAACGACCTTAGCAGAGGATCTCCCAGGTACATCTTTTagcaaatacagatttacagGTGATTTCACTTTGCTTTCCACTAGCCCCGTTTCCTTTATTTTTGGAAATGTATTCTGTCCAACTTCCTGTGAAATGTATTGATTTGAAAATGGGGTCAGAGCATTGTATACTAATGACTCAGAAGATACATTCTTTAAATAGTTCTCTGTCTCTatattattttctctcttataTAAATTTTTTGCCAGTGGTTCCAATTTGATAGTCTCGGTAACGTGTGCCTCCTTTTCAGCTACTTTATTGCAATTACTCAGACAACGCATATCTGAATTTGAAGTTTCTTTTCTGTGATAGCCTCTATCTTGCAGCTGTCCGCTGAGAGGTACCGTTGGCGTTTCAAAAGAATGGGTTTCTAAAATTCTCTCAGATGAAATGTTTGAGCTTATTTTCAAAGATGCAGCTTTAGCACTAATAATTTCGTGGTCTAATGGAACTTGAGATACACTGGTCTCATGTTTTCCTCCTGCTGCAGGCATCTGCCTCATTGAGCCTGAAGAAAAGTTTCCAATACCAACACTCTGATTTGTGGAAATACCCCCACTGCCAGCAGAAAACATAGTCTCTTTTTCAGTAGAAAGAATACTGTCCAGGTTTTTGTGAGTGGCGGAGAGTGTGGAAACATCTTGCTTGTTGGTGTTTGCATTTAAACAGCTCTCTGCAGCTGTTTTTAATAGTGATGTATGTATGACAGCATTCATCTTTACATTAGTCTTACAAGCTCCATCTTTTCTTTTGTCTGTACAAAATTCTACAGAATCATCCTTTTCGACAGGCAAGCTCAAAGGTCTTGAGATATTTTTGTTGTTAAATGTATTTGCTTCAGAGATATGGTCTTGTCCTGTTACACTGCCACATTTTCCAGCAGTCCCTTGAATATGAATTTTAGATGAAACATTTACAAAAACCTTGTGCTCCTTATTAGTTAGTTCCGTATCTTCTAGCCCAATGGTGTCTAAACCTAGAGAGTTTTCAGAGTCTGTTTGAAGTTCCGTTGTTCTTCTCGTATCTCTCACATTGTCACCCTCAAAAGCCAAATATGCCTTGCATGTAGCAGCCGAAAACTGACTACAAGTTACTGAAGAAGCCACAGGTAAGTCAGATTTACAATGATGCATCTGACTTATAATATCTTTCAACACAACCGGTGCACAACCTGTAGTGGACCTTGCGTGCATGTCTTCTTCTGAAACCATTTCTCTCATTTTATcccctttatttttaaacctttgtTTTATTGGCAAACACGTAACTGTGTCACTTGCTTTCTTAAACGCTACAGTTCGTTTATTTTCCTTCATGTTATACTTTCTTTTCTGAGAAAAGTGAGCAGAAGAATACTTCCCAGTTGTCAAGAAACTATGACCTTCAAGATCACAGCTTTCCCATAAGTCGTTACATATTATTTCATAACATTTTGGTAAGGGACCCTTTTGTCTTTTCTCTCCAACTTTAGTTACAATTTTTAGAGATTTGAGAACTCTCCTCTGAGCTTTCCTTAAGTGAAACATAGCACCATCTATTTTTTTGGATAGACGCTTACTTTTGCATAAGGATGCTTCACTACAAAGAGTATTTAGaacatttttaatgtgtttttcagACTGTGCAAGTGTTTTCATTCGTCCCTCAAAcaataaagaaaacatttcagaTGAATACTGTTCTCTCTTTTTACCACAAAGTTTTGGATTTCTGTATATAGGTGAATGTGTTGAAGCTTTCTGAGGCCTCATTTTATTTGTTAGAGATTTATTATGTGGATGCTTTCTCTTAACTTTTGATTGCACACCTTTTTTACTCTTAAATTCATTACTATTATCTTTTGGTTTTGTACCGTAAAAGCTACTTACTTTATTCAATACATCAGAAACAGTAACAGGTGCAGTGAaagttttgctttctttttcaggCATATGACTGTCTGCCTCATGAACACAGATAGGTAGGCATGTTTCCATTTTATTTGTAAGATCCAAATTCTGTATATATTCTTCACTTCTTTGCTCTCCTGACAATTCCATATTGACTTCTAATCCTGGAGATTCAATTGCACATCTCCACATCTCTCTTGCAATTCCAATGTTGGGGGGGCTGAATCCTGATTTAAGTATGTTGGTTACTGTAATTTGTAAGTCAGGCCACACAGTTGTACTTAAAGATTCTGTTTTATCTTCCTTTGTGCAAGATTTTTTCCCTGACGAACAATGATCTTCACTTTTCTCTAATATCTTCTGGCTGGTGTTTCCAGATAAACTTTCCCAGTCTATACGATCTGTCAAGTACTGATACAGTGAATCAACCTCCTCATCAGATCCACCTTCATGACTATGTGGATTTTGTGGTACTGAGAGAGATTCCTCATGCTGCTCCAGAGAAATTTCAATCTCACTTTCAAATTCCAAGTCCTGGAGAAAAATATCCTCACATTTCTCCTCCATCATCTGTTTAAATATTTCCTGCACACTATTTTCATGGCAAGATGAGTTTTTCTCAGAAACATGTGTTTCCTGAGGTTTGGAACATCCCCTTTCTTCGTGTTCCACATTTCCAGAAGGCATGGATATGGTGGTGATTAGCATAACAGTATTCTGCTCCTCCCATTGATGAGCCTCTGGCAGTGCTATAGATCTGCAAAACTCTGCTGTGGCAGACAGCTCTTCTGATTCTCTTTTGTTATCTGGAATCATTCCCTTTTCCTTTACAGAAGTGGtaatattttctgtttccatCAAATATGCTCCTGTTAATGCACATCCTTCTTCAAAAATTAAGTTTAAATCAGAAGCTGATCTTTTTAAATCCAGAATATGAGGAG of Natator depressus isolate rNatDep1 chromosome 4, rNatDep2.hap1, whole genome shotgun sequence contains these proteins:
- the TEX15 gene encoding testis-expressed protein 15, whose translation is MEMAETNRIKVQKKIRSNEKPPCMTAVGVETNPLKKFTIPKIRRTADKVSLTPCYTNQREYRSISHTLSQSRLNTGCDLQLSWQFGEIKLVHNEDLEKKFASKRAKMREEGRQGRELEEHFCFLVLPWDEASKIYQSGIHTSESAMKELGNPLLGVYLFRHVDVALNYANRLISAENILVFKVLFGKVKKIQPPMGKKKVALDPTPNFDCHMSRIAPTLKDPVDLQAIGSSVYFYEYNIHSKPVDKPRQCLPYAVVTVRFIGQKVETDPLISPVRFLSKGFPKYSGRRSSWKNCTVAKRIGKGAQATIIYEHFRKPVNFLAFRPEESSSCSEVNSEENTSGPKVSSSCENTLNRNGSVAEANDTQVEHNISGRWDSSQVQENESSLPLVAGVDTSGSISSDHKVNLKCIISDDNFTTVSAAHSSSGSSTVITSRLIMDPRLKKREGNSGKQNTEAVFHGNSTSENGLEYLNSEMKISATLNIPSPEEPPLLNDPKQGQLRQRHEEQASRKETAFIKEFKSTVNKDKERTVENKQVAGSVTKLHKGIVEPFALQDIHTHAASKTVIEEKHITTNENRLCDGKDLKMHQITVGEQLRECSSFPFGDTKPEIELQESLSMKDKADHCYKEKSSSLHKNNIKHLPVHDSKKNLSFTKKLRHNDPPPDQKCSSVSVGKSVASVLPANFACNTHSEAMPHSIADSSNCQYSRSQKGSNHHTPSVVGNIFSFFSVDCQNKNSKKAPAEDLKKREKQRSHSSLSHAWRQGKISVAQNKNNADKKSNISHRVCNGFYPLKKHDKGQGSAQLNHSKWDKYASMKGGQKFKESQSINLTVLEDNQIHTPEQSLHDDKGMNIGIQHPENIKSHEGKTEYTGKTHNQLQENNYTSAIGNSSTDSYLTYAENTLTSNSEYEVNSEGFDTQDYTLDSGVHGKMHLFKHAMRKQYAKVEEDKCVCHHVACESVPSDQMVGEENFHQSKLQDTLLSEKANVDEGPIKAHKLIYSATEITNKNYVGKREDAIKEVKDNSSIKETVNDQIYLSHAICRTDKVLRGCFNKECLCFLGENEPVSLDKYFCRDSKESDASGAAFLDEEQSWICNQEMGTDINVHDFNQMHTCQLEKEFSNVPGVWLEVCDTPHILDLKRSASDLNLIFEEGCALTGAYLMETENITTSVKEKGMIPDNKRESEELSATAEFCRSIALPEAHQWEEQNTVMLITTISMPSGNVEHEERGCSKPQETHVSEKNSSCHENSVQEIFKQMMEEKCEDIFLQDLEFESEIEISLEQHEESLSVPQNPHSHEGGSDEEVDSLYQYLTDRIDWESLSGNTSQKILEKSEDHCSSGKKSCTKEDKTESLSTTVWPDLQITVTNILKSGFSPPNIGIAREMWRCAIESPGLEVNMELSGEQRSEEYIQNLDLTNKMETCLPICVHEADSHMPEKESKTFTAPVTVSDVLNKVSSFYGTKPKDNSNEFKSKKGVQSKVKRKHPHNKSLTNKMRPQKASTHSPIYRNPKLCGKKREQYSSEMFSLLFEGRMKTLAQSEKHIKNVLNTLCSEASLCKSKRLSKKIDGAMFHLRKAQRRVLKSLKIVTKVGEKRQKGPLPKCYEIICNDLWESCDLEGHSFLTTGKYSSAHFSQKRKYNMKENKRTVAFKKASDTVTCLPIKQRFKNKGDKMREMVSEEDMHARSTTGCAPVVLKDIISQMHHCKSDLPVASSVTCSQFSAATCKAYLAFEGDNVRDTRRTTELQTDSENSLGLDTIGLEDTELTNKEHKVFVNVSSKIHIQGTAGKCGSVTGQDHISEANTFNNKNISRPLSLPVEKDDSVEFCTDKRKDGACKTNVKMNAVIHTSLLKTAAESCLNANTNKQDVSTLSATHKNLDSILSTEKETMFSAGSGGISTNQSVGIGNFSSGSMRQMPAAGGKHETSVSQVPLDHEIISAKAASLKISSNISSERILETHSFETPTVPLSGQLQDRGYHRKETSNSDMRCLSNCNKVAEKEAHVTETIKLEPLAKNLYKRENNIETENYLKNVSSESLVYNALTPFSNQYISQEVGQNTFPKIKETGLVESKVKSPVNLYLLKDVPGRSSAKVVLEQKSITHREGHSRCNKESRCIQSSSNSSSAFTAPVLRKPIDKKFAKRNEDWKESTNKDRQINSELKSGIMAKQGIPNITEVYDASPSKTHQHLTAHMAKLNADNLSGDDPNKCKGLNSKNKHRGVGTELKSLAFITEISNILQKADETSSLKMLQEQITVCDNLLPSFVKAFEEKQGCSFKHILVSRELLVERKLWTNCKSKLKSHAVDSLVELQMIMETIQFIENKKCFLEREPTFRSLLWYDGSLYGELLGRPSGYQQQSSFFPAFQRRLKYNVFRELQSYHRQLLELFEKTRWENKSYYAFLKFRREIDECEAVIQQNSDCLDFFLSVPFTCGVNFGDTLEDLETVRKSAVELINTYRNLPDAHSYAEKEDHLWVIMEIISTKISFIKACESMNMKASLFGLEHIFFDAAKSLVWKDRRLLLNKASPDKKKQLLCKINQDALSRLYEVYEYVAEEFRTEKSNNITEKKNDTEKSKYCENKGKHGDENSDFLNVLLSHPDICCVGEILDEAQFADLKKLQQLMLRCTEHLESLKMYFQILQEEDVNKILITEQNVLDTMKNDGINAVILKPEAVETYIEVLMMYETVHFLKNSIARKIDEQRFRSLLWFDLSLLPELVHCQKKMSSFSFLKDNSMDNLCKTVESAISDLKSELDIICNYAETINSSYALHLLTRELSELSETRELIQNSKPSIFTYVECVPYTISVNYGNTVTELDYNYNQFSLLLENLMLAARKDLGKMAHIMKIMKTIELMKFACAKKGKSVLSLLIYQMLNNWRKTCQLKRKGDMKMHLTKTKKSVCETQDAVYVIKASSPPQQKRPSFVSSHGDTPEYTESSSPSSCKKQKVGVLMAAASKNGDENETCCHIRENTRVNPQNEKDLASSISPDNLGNKRPLEKPVQDQLPRSPLHSKDLEAVYCSAHVKHTPDASKSSFVNLKGLTSQQSSADLKHMVRRKSNFYKNARKHHEGFAPCDKKCENAHLSLEKEPLLQKSLENDLCSTQKSVRSTTKLGDSSSAVSAALSLQHVQESDARGNISRSSLLAEYSTTNNLATKPDRKEKKYEKDSESPSSVTVSTSDPLVIMANKNTESPSVCSLLEPHSNEKAKSPAEHSALFQNELPPSTPPVQGSLVQASETSYPYYCFYSCHQSDSNGSSVTQTYQRITYEVQQFAQSGTSAIASNVCNAHSNMFYSQSFSYAALGELQRPNYAQTYPVHGYFSSQMPSLPQYAANQPWSQGPFPYPSNTGSSSEAVWTSTPWQQAPFYPGY